AAGGTATATAATagtataattaattaatcaatttaatatataactatcataatttatggaatatttcatgttttttattgtcaaaactatatgttattattttttatctccatttattaaattccataatattttaattacatatatgcaaaaatattattttttttagaaaaagtGGTACGGGAATATACTCCAAGTTTAGTAATGGTTCAACAACGCTACACAAATAAGGATTTATCATTCCAAGGATATTATTATGCTATATCCAAAAAAGATCATGtaaggaaaatattttttcttcatgcCTCTgaaatcatatttttcacgCTATTATACCACAATATACACATGCATATtctttattcattttgtagATATCAAACGATACAACAGTTATTGCTTTGGCTTcagcaaatataaatgatcaTAACAAGGCCGATCaaaaaaactataaaaaCGATATCTTAGAACGTGCAAATTCATTCACAGCTGAAGTCGATTCAGAAGAAGATATTAGAAAGgggaaattaaaaaaaatgtttgtCAATTTATCTGGATGTctcattataaaaaaacacaatCATATTGACATTACTCACATCAGCTCTGTAAgcaatattaaaatttaataacttAACAATTTTCCTCCATcgtttatatcattttgttATTCCTTTACCCTCATTTTagaattatcaaaaatgtatttatatgtataaatgtgcatatctataatatatgatatttaTTCACGGAGCttttcaatatttattttatatgcttatcaatttttttttcgtagaTGAATCGTAATGCTTTCCCTGGACCAAATGCCCGAGTTAAAAAATCTATAgcaaaaaaattggaaacGTATATCAACTTaagatatttattttctcgGAAATAACCCGAGAATTCAATTATCagttttttgtttaaataatatgtaaatgcttatataaattaaactAATTTATTGCAATTAACAatgctttttttaaaattattcttataaaaatgtattttttgtttgaataaagtttatatgcataaaatttgttaatttatttttaatgtaaGGATACATATATctccattttattttgtggaCACCACAAATATAACAGCACAATTTGTCAATCATTATTCTATATCACCGCCatttcatattaatattgatattttttggtTTATTCTAAAattcaataaatttatatttttattattcttataaaactcaaaattattgttaaaaattagttatttcaaaatatcGAAATGTCTTATATGTACACAATACCATTAttaaaacattatttttttaaataataatatgataaataagAGGGAAATTGACAATATTAACTACATTTGTATATTAGCATTGCCAATAtgtgtttatatatttaccaCCAGAATGCTtgtaattttgtaaatatttgtaaCACCATTATTTTCGTCATAACATCAATGCATATTACATAAAGTTAAACatatcataaaatttaataaatatttaatattaatgttCATTaaatctatttttatatttatagccCCTTATAATTGTCTAATGTACTCAACAAtcgtattattataatttccaCAGAGGCAAAACCTCTTTGGAACTATTAAATAGCCATAAATACCAATCGTAATTTATCGATGCCAATATGtgaattattatgaaaacatgcttataacttttatttttaattcatatacTTTAAATTCGAAATATTTACCAGAAAACAATGTTTCAATTGACCACCTTTTTCTTAGTAAGgaactatttaaaaaatataaaatatatattaaataaaatgttattaaaataagaaTTAATGGAATTTATAAGTAATATAACAacctaaaaatataaggaaagcatattttattaaagaaaatatattgtacCACATTGAAACCCATTGCAATTACAttctattattaattttaagataaaataacataatattattttatgtataagTCATATAAAATGCCCCAATAGGCATGCAATTATTTGAGtttctatataataaaatctgcaattatacatattatcattaaatttaattaaaaattagtaTGGGATAATAATAGACagttaatattattagtcTATAACCGTTTTTTCAATAatccaatttttataactctaaatttatttatataaaattaataacatacaataatatataacattgaaaaaattattaatacattattgtaccattaattttattcaataaatataaccAAAGCATTATAGgactattttaaaaaatataacatctattttatataatttttatttaataattatagaaAGCAATTTTATGTAGAAATAGTTGGTAGAGAAAATGGGTGCcacttttatattaaaactcttttttataattgttttttcaataaaaattggTATATAAGCGCACTATGCCTCCTAAAAAATTACTTATATTAGCAGcctctttatttttataattatagaagtgaaaaaaaaaaaaattataagtaAATGACAACTTTGAAAAACATCGTTTTAATATAGAATGGGAAAATATCACGGGGCAATTTTATGTTAAAATGCCAGATAaaagttattttttagctagctaaataatttatttattcataatattaaacaaaAGTTACACGATTTAGTAATagttgtttatatattttttaaaattaaatgcacatattttaaaacatataaaacgaccataatatttaaaatataaattgcATGAGTTTGCTATATATAAcagcaaaaatatatatatttcaaaataattaattgcAGCATGcagttttataaaattcaaattaatatataaaactatATAACATCTCCGAATAAATTAACGTTTAAGTATTTAATATTCATGCAACGTTTTATTCGTTTAcatctatatatatgttgaATAATGcaccatttttatataatcatttattttaattattattaaatttgttaagaacatattatattgaagctttattaatatacttaTGTAATTTCCATATTaagtattttaaaataaatacatgtTATACGTTTatagtttatatatattacgaatcttgtaaaataaacatgatcaatataatattataccattatggaaaataaataaaatccCATAAAACAACTTCTATtaatatgaattaaaatattggTAGACACACttgaataattaataaaataatattatttataataggTATCTTCATGGTTTCCTTTCCATATACTATAATGCATTATtgttatgaatatatatgaatatggttacaaatataatgaataacatttattaaataaatagacATTTATAAGTAACATGTTAATAGTTATCATGCATATTAACCCCATTTTAACtttaaacaataaaatataaacatggGCAATTGTAATAACCCCTCCccccaaaaaaatatgcattataaAGGCATTTTAGTTTAGTCACGATATTCGAATAAAATCTCAATActatcattattaattcatttaaattataaagacACATCAAATATaggtattatattttacgaGACATCTTTTCTTTtggtttttttaatttaatgcTTACTCCCATTATGGGTTAAAGATTTAGACATTGTATAGGAGTTAAAAAGTATGAGAATGTATACATTTTgttaattatatgtatttaaattatttttatccctattataataatatttgtcAAACATAATAGACAAATAATTACcttcaaattattataaataaaaaaaaaaaaaaacattaacAATAGCTCTAAACTCAAGCGATTGCAGTATACAATAACTTAAATGTTAAAGTAAAAAGTATTAAGttataaaagtaaaaaaaagtttattatatatactaaaaatatgttataaaaatatcgtGCACATTATTTCAATTTAGAAATTAAGTTTTCAACGTTTGCgatgcatttttttatttttttttttattttgtgccaatttttgaaaaaattctATTACATTACCTCCATATTTTACTATAAGAAATAATACAACAAGTGATGAAATTATTATAGGTATTGCCATAGGTGCATTGGACATGAGTTGACTAGTACCCACAAATACTATTACGTCGAATATTACATATCgtcttatatataataacagAGGACTATGTGCtattttatgataatatttgcTTTTCCCTATAGCGTCGAAGCCTTCTTGTATTTTTAGagtatgtattattttgcGAAAGACGCCTggatttatatcatttttaatatatttcttaattctattataaatttcaaCTTGCTCAAATGAATCATCAATatccatataattttggatcaaattttttatctttaattttgttctaTTTCTAATAcccatattattaatactaTTTTCCAATGATTCTATGCTATCAATTTCTTcaattttcaattttttacatatagtTTTATCTTCTAACAATTTATCCCTTAACATGTTAGCTTTCTCAATTTGATTTTCTAatatcttattttttattaattcacAGTCTTCAAGATCTTTTTTTAGCAACGTATCTAATCGTTTCTTTATACGCTTAAATTCtttctttaaaatttcttctattaatgattttatatttgctaCTTTATCATCCaataaatcatttaatGCTTCTGGTATATCTTCGATCTCCTCGTCAAGTAATTTCACTTCTTTATTATACACTTTTTGGTGTtgtttatttgaatttaaataatctgATTTTGAATTGTTCAAATTTTGACgatttatttcttctttgtctaatattttatcatcttcatttttatcatttaatggatattcttttattaattcatcttcttttatttgatgttttaattcaatattattttttttttttgattttttaccactttttaattcattatgAGCATCTTTATTGGCTTTTGATTTATATACTCGTAAATCTTCAATTAACTCAGGTTTGGCACAAATATTATGGCTTCCTAATTTATTGCCCTTTTCATCAGCATGCAATATAAATGTCTTTTCCAAATTCGTTCCATCATATGATTCTATATTCGATTGCCCCAGCAATCTGAAAGGCACTAATTTGAATGCTTCATTGTTTATATGATTATGAAGTACTGGAATCtataatgataaagaaagtatatataatacatatgcTAATAAGTTCcaatatttcataatatatgaaaaataaaataaatatatatgctctATAATAAAGCTAATCCGTTTTTTAATGTCTTACCTTATTCCATTGCAATAGTATTAAAATGAAACgatatatttcaaatagAAGCATCTATATATGGGTcatgaacaaaaaaaattatattttttacaaatatcttatattcattatgaatataacatattaagaataatataatgaaatcgGTAAATTcgattttcatatattttttaatgcatAAATTATCAAACAGAACAAATTatcacatattttttatctaaaCAGTCCATGCATTCTTTTTAATAGCAAACACAATCAGTATAATGTGTAGATTGCTACATAATTACATATAATGCTATAAACTGAAAAATCGGACCATAGAATtacaaacaaataataacatcacaaaatttaatgtagaaatagaaatataaaattttttttcagtttTATAATTCTATTAATGTAACAAAAGCATTTTtgcttaatttttttgccagagtaaattcatttaatttacatattatcattcgaatttatttataaaaaatgaaataaagaaattaacaatttttaataattgggaacataaaaaagttgaatttttattttatctataaaaagttatattgtaatttttttttatatattaatatatattttatacttGTGCACAAAAAGTGTTGtaattattgttatatttttgaacaaaaatttacaatagtattgctatatatattttattatagttaacgaattattttaaaaatatagataataattcatatatagaattttatttattgaatattaataatataaaatttataatattaataataaaatttcaatattttaaatattaaagaacaaatgaatttaataaatcacCTCAtccttaaaatataataaaatttaacataaacatttttttaaaccatactaaaaattttataataataataataataaataggAAAAAAAGTCTTAAAAAACATTTCACAAATATTActcattttaatattaaattaaacctgttatttattttgttcttttGTTGTAAACAAGTTCTTGccttattaaaaaaacacatatacataatttaaatgtgttattcgttttttcaataagtatttatatttataatataaattacgAATGccgaaaatataaaaacaaatatttaaaaatttttatttttaataatttgccaaaaatataatggtttcatatatttatgtactTTTCCATTTAAGCCTTTTAATttccaataaaaaatttaaataatattttagcTAATATAGCTTCATAGCGTCACCTTTaaatgcataatatatattcatttgccaattttatttttataatgtatATGTTGCCATTCGAATTCTAAgtaaatgtaaaaataatagcagGCTTCTATACATTGGgcttattcatatatattgtatgaATTTatcttaataatatttaagagCATATGTGTGTATAAAGTTAGTGATTTCTTTATTGAAATATcgataaaaaatactatatatgaatatacaaCATGCTATTAAATGTtgtttcataaaaaaatatctcaaataaaaataattaataatgatatacagttcatttattaataatctTTCTAGATTCAAATCGAATATCCCAcataaagatatataattatatttaatcacAAAAtacacattaaaaaaataataatcataataacaaatattattatataagcaGACAAATGTACGAATTAATTATTCTTGTaagaataattataatagtaacaaatataattaaaaaaaaaacacatatatatatatatacatacttGTGTAACGTGGTACGAATAATACAGAAAGTATATTATACCAAGGAAAAAAGTTACAAAtactaaaaatatgatacatttacatatcatattattaaaaaacgaaaaactataacaatattatgaatatttcaCTAAACACTATTGATTACTTattaattctttattttgttgttcatatatattagacAAATATTGgtattttaacaaaatcTTTATCATACAAATTATTCGTTTTcttttgataaatatactGTTACCCTTATTATACGCttcctattttttttatcgatagcgtattttattttcgtcTCGTTTTGCTCTTTTACATTCACAGCATGTGCTTTCTTCGCCGtagttatattttcttcagtCGTAATTTGATCCTCGTCATCTTCAATTATACTTTCACTAGTAGTACTATTTTGATTGCTTTCATCCtcatttttcttatatgttttatttctcGTTATCAATGCTTTTAAATATCTTCTATTCACAActatataatacaataaaataaaaaacatagtTACTGATGGTATTATTAATTCAGATACCTTCTCGACTGTATGTAAACAATAATGTAGAAAAGTATCTAAAGATACATGCTTCGCTAATTCTAATATTACAAAAGGATTAGACAATACTTTTCCGATTTTAGTTGATTTTATGTATGCGGCCATTttcttaatatttataggctttttatttctagaaatttcactttttgtatatttcttaatttctttatatatttcaacaTGGTCAAATGGACttttactatttataaAGTCTCTCGCAAGTTGTTTAACACGCTCCTTTGcttcattattaattaacATATTATCTATCATCTCATATAAATCGTCAATTATCACTAGTTCATCAAAATCTTcccatattattattctttttttagctAATTTGTTCATCAGCATTCTTGTTCTATGCATGTCTCcattcaatatattttctttttttattgcaaTTCtccttttttcttcttttataaaatctTCTGATTcagttaatatttttgcgatttcttcatttaataattcgTTTAATCGtgatttaatattttcatctcCTTCGcttaataattcatttgCTCGTGATGCAATTTCGGTGAGtaccttttttaattcgtcatcattttcaattCCATCATCTTTAATTTCATcatcttcattttcattgttTTCAACATCTCGTATTAATACACCATTTGATAGTTCTTCATTTTCTCTTGACAAGACTGTGCTAAATTCCTTCAATGATC
This genomic interval from Plasmodium chabaudi chabaudi strain AS genome assembly, chromosome: 11 contains the following:
- a CDS encoding fam-a protein, whose product is MFYISNPKMNKRSINIFCVFLSAIGHMNNKVFASEYDPDNAPSTSGISNLGVRPDQIKRPLCTNPEETKNAAELMNDAIKELQHHATSAENYSLLHKHDDGSVEYFKKHGNADIHKFIHKIPDADTYDSVINILFNYDCTQKIGKSIVKEKVVREYTPSLVMVQQRYTNKDLSFQGYYYAISKKDHISNDTTVIALASANINDHNKADQKNYKNDILERANSFTAEVDSEEDIRKGKLKKMFVNLSGCLIIKKHNHIDITHISSMNRNAFPGPNARVKKSIAKKLETYINLRYLFSRK